The Malus domestica chromosome 10, GDT2T_hap1 genome contains a region encoding:
- the LOC103430144 gene encoding mediator of RNA polymerase II transcription subunit 28-like, which yields MAERQVVDQQHQSDAQMQSQMAPREDMVSCVMALEVALLPCLPARELQAIDRSPHPSHQIDVERHARDFMEAAKKLQLYFIGLQREDLPTKAEQLRKEIDAMEEELRIKTEIIKKHERLIQGWKKELKDQLDKHNTELERV from the exons ATGGCTGAGAGACAAGTGGTAGATCAACAGCACCAAAGTGATGCACAGATGCAATCTCAAATGGCTCCGAGGGAAGACATGGTTTCGTGTGTAATGGCGCTGGAGGTGGCTTTGCTTCCATGCTTGCCTGCCAGAGAGCTTCAAGCGATTGACCGCTCTCCACACCCGTCTCATCAGA TTGATGTGGAGAGGCATGCCAGAGACTTTATGGAAGCTGCCAAAAAGCTTCAACTGTACTTTATCGGTCTGCAACGTGAGGATCTGCCAACGAAGGCTGAACAACTAAGAAAG GAGATTGATGCAATGGAAGAGGAGTTGAGGATAAAGACCGAGATCATCAAGAAGCATGAAaggttgatccaagggtggaAAAAGGAGCTGAAAGACCAATTGGACAAGCACAACACTGAGCTTGAGAGGGTTTAG